A single region of the Gracilibacillus caseinilyticus genome encodes:
- a CDS encoding COX15/CtaA family protein, translating into MKILKAYSMLTTIIVLFVLLQGAVVTKTGSGQGCGTTWPLCFGKVIPYNPTLETIIEYTHRLISSVAGILVLITDLNLICT; encoded by the coding sequence ATGAAAATACTAAAAGCCTATTCAATGTTAACAACAATTATTGTGCTATTTGTCCTTTTACAAGGTGCCGTTGTCACCAAAACAGGATCTGGTCAAGGATGCGGAACGACATGGCCGCTTTGCTTTGGAAAGGTCATTCCATATAATCCAACGCTAGAAACTATTATTGAGTACACCCATAGGTTAATATCCAGCGTTGCAGGGATATTGGTTTTAATAACCGATCTAAACTTAATATGTACGTAA
- a CDS encoding alpha/beta hydrolase translates to MMKKFLNKKALFISFITLGIVVILSLSLFFIWTQNTYSAIDAHQIEIEEVKNSEDGWYIYTAVNADKGLILYPGAKVEPEAYAYLAQELSKQNITVAIPSVRLNLPILDVLKANEVIENDNRIEWYIAGHSMGGAAAAMYADQYLNRVNGLILLGAYAPNNDILSESNLPVLSISGSEDGLSTPEKIKKNSTNLPQRTKFIEISGGNHAYFGVYGSQSGDNEAQITVSEQQAIIIDSIVNWLDNVHDTSQGET, encoded by the coding sequence ATGATGAAAAAATTTCTCAACAAAAAAGCGTTATTTATTTCGTTTATCACTTTAGGTATAGTAGTAATCTTGAGCTTGTCTTTATTTTTTATATGGACTCAAAATACATATAGTGCGATAGATGCTCATCAAATCGAAATAGAGGAAGTCAAGAATTCAGAGGATGGATGGTATATCTATACAGCGGTAAATGCTGATAAAGGTTTAATACTCTATCCTGGTGCAAAAGTTGAACCTGAAGCGTATGCCTATTTAGCACAAGAGTTATCAAAGCAAAATATTACAGTAGCTATACCCTCCGTTAGATTAAATTTGCCAATTTTAGATGTTTTAAAAGCAAATGAAGTTATAGAGAATGATAATCGAATTGAATGGTATATTGCTGGTCATTCAATGGGAGGAGCAGCAGCAGCTATGTATGCAGATCAATATTTAAACAGAGTAAACGGGCTAATATTACTTGGTGCATATGCACCAAATAATGATATTTTGAGTGAATCTAACTTACCCGTTTTATCGATAAGCGGATCTGAGGATGGCCTAAGTACACCTGAAAAAATTAAAAAAAACAGCACGAATTTACCACAAAGAACTAAATTCATTGAAATATCCGGTGGTAACCATGCTTATTTTGGTGTATATGGTAGTCAGTCCGGTGACAATGAAGCTCAGATCACAGTTAGTGAACAACAAGCAATCATCATAGATTCAATTGTTAATTGGTTGGATAATGTTCATGACACTAGTCAAGGTGAAACATGA